Proteins found in one Gammaproteobacteria bacterium genomic segment:
- the ispD gene encoding 2-C-methyl-D-erythritol 4-phosphate cytidylyltransferase codes for MSTVPKCWAVIPAAGIGERVGSSLPKQYLKIAGKTILEHAISPFIKNSCIAGITIALNQQDVHFDELNIKTRSQKIHTVIGGATRAHSVLNALNSFEAQLDKDDFVLVHDAARPCLTMSDLEKLIGVCIQHDVGGIVGSPMPDTIKQVEKGNIENTLDRENIWRAYTPQMFKFEVLRSAILKAFADNVRITDEANALEYVGYKPCMVEGDSQNLKITTAEDVSIAEMILQKRK; via the coding sequence ATGAGCACAGTGCCCAAATGCTGGGCAGTAATCCCTGCGGCTGGGATTGGCGAAAGAGTCGGCTCATCGCTACCTAAGCAATATCTAAAAATTGCAGGTAAAACTATTCTAGAGCATGCAATCAGTCCCTTTATTAAAAATAGCTGTATTGCAGGTATTACTATTGCTTTAAATCAGCAAGATGTTCATTTCGATGAGCTGAATATAAAGACTAGATCGCAGAAAATACATACAGTAATTGGTGGTGCGACACGAGCACATTCAGTGCTGAATGCATTAAATAGTTTTGAAGCACAGCTAGATAAAGATGATTTTGTATTGGTGCATGATGCCGCGAGACCATGTTTAACTATGAGTGATCTCGAAAAGTTAATAGGTGTTTGTATTCAACATGATGTGGGCGGTATCGTTGGTTCACCCATGCCAGATACAATCAAACAAGTTGAAAAAGGTAATATTGAAAACACTTTGGATCGTGAAAATATATGGCGAGCATATACACCCCAGATGTTCAAATTCGAAGTTCTTCGCAGCGCAATACTTAAAGCCTTTGCAGATAATGTCAGAATTACAGATGAGGCTAACGCGCTAGAATATGTGGGATATAAACCCTGTATGGTGGAAGGTGACTCGCAAAATCTAAAGATAACCACTGCTGAAGATGTTTCTATAGCTGAGATGATTTTACAAAAAAGAAAGTAA
- the ftsB gene encoding cell division protein FtsB, with translation MKLFVVFLVTVFMILQYQLWIDRDGVRKLAHLSDRIDNQTAKNQQLFERNEVLAAEVEDLKSGFDAIEERARMELGMIREGETFFQVIEKENSQKTK, from the coding sequence ATGAAGCTGTTTGTTGTATTTTTAGTTACCGTATTTATGATTCTGCAATACCAGTTGTGGATAGACAGAGATGGAGTGCGTAAATTGGCTCACTTGAGTGACCGTATTGATAATCAGACAGCCAAGAATCAACAGCTATTCGAAAGAAATGAAGTGCTTGCTGCCGAAGTTGAAGATCTTAAGTCAGGATTCGATGCTATTGAAGAACGAGCGCGAATGGAATTAGGAATGATTCGCGAGGGCGAAACGTTCTTTCAGGTCATCGAAAAAGAAAATTCTCAAAAAACCAAATGA
- a CDS encoding ATP-dependent DNA helicase, whose protein sequence is MSIENYFSLEGELAQNIKGFKYRTQQVMMADAVNQAIQHKSTLVVEAGTGVGKTFAYLIPAMLSGQKVVISTGTRHLQDQLFYTDLPLLQQAASISINASILKGRSNYLCKYRFERFEHDLGDNPRLENAYSEVKEWSVVTKTGDVAEVNELSEQSEIWSHVTSTRDNCLGGECPDYTKCYVLKARKQAQESDLVVINHHLLCADLVLKGEGFGELLPSADVFVLDEAHQLTEVLPNFFGSNLSSRQLQDLVADISKECSQLTSNITSISKSYYAVLDVVEKFYSSVAQKMKEQRELWRDMMNDKTVHVAYEKLVASLLVLEEKLIVIADETPGLAQSYKRVSEINGLLDEFKSADSKFVQWIELGRRRFRLGSVPLNVAIPYQKAIQEYKCAWIYTSATLTAKQSFSHFTEQLGLENSECVMCDSPYDYAGQSRLYLPSINLQPNEQGYTEEIVNRSIPLLKASRGNAFMLFTSHKALNQAAELLKNSAFNILVQGAAAKREILKQFQETNNCVLLGTQSFWEGVDVKGQGLRLVIIDKLPFVSPADPLVRARSKALEEAGENPFMSYQIPQAILNLKQGVGRLIRGEQDCGVVVLMDPRLKSKAYGKSFLKSLPPMTISEDETEIKQFLEIIHDSEAAGY, encoded by the coding sequence TTGTCTATCGAAAATTATTTTTCCTTGGAAGGTGAGCTTGCTCAAAATATTAAAGGTTTTAAGTATCGTACACAGCAAGTAATGATGGCCGATGCTGTGAACCAAGCTATTCAGCATAAAAGTACTTTGGTTGTGGAAGCGGGTACTGGCGTGGGTAAAACATTTGCTTACTTAATTCCCGCCATGTTATCTGGTCAGAAGGTGGTGATATCAACAGGAACTCGCCACTTGCAAGATCAGCTTTTTTATACTGATTTGCCGTTGCTGCAACAAGCTGCATCAATTTCAATTAATGCTTCGATACTTAAAGGCCGCTCAAACTACTTATGTAAATATCGTTTTGAGAGATTTGAACATGATCTTGGAGATAATCCAAGATTGGAGAATGCCTATAGTGAGGTAAAAGAGTGGTCTGTTGTGACAAAAACAGGTGATGTCGCTGAGGTAAATGAGTTATCTGAGCAATCTGAAATATGGTCACATGTAACTTCTACACGTGATAACTGCTTAGGAGGAGAATGCCCTGATTACACTAAGTGTTATGTGCTGAAAGCGCGTAAACAAGCCCAGGAATCTGATCTGGTTGTTATAAATCATCATTTACTATGTGCGGATTTGGTTCTTAAGGGTGAGGGTTTTGGCGAGTTATTACCAAGTGCAGATGTATTTGTGCTAGATGAAGCACATCAACTGACAGAGGTATTGCCAAACTTTTTTGGGAGTAATCTTAGTAGTCGTCAATTACAAGATTTGGTTGCAGATATAAGTAAAGAATGTTCTCAGTTAACAAGTAATATTACCTCAATCAGTAAAAGTTACTACGCAGTATTAGATGTGGTAGAAAAATTCTATAGTAGTGTGGCTCAGAAAATGAAAGAGCAGCGTGAACTATGGCGTGACATGATGAATGATAAGACAGTCCATGTTGCTTATGAAAAGCTAGTAGCCTCGTTGTTAGTATTGGAAGAAAAATTAATAGTGATTGCTGATGAAACGCCAGGGTTGGCTCAGTCATATAAACGTGTCAGTGAAATTAATGGATTATTAGATGAGTTTAAAAGTGCTGACAGCAAATTTGTGCAATGGATTGAATTGGGGCGGAGACGATTTCGATTAGGTAGTGTTCCGCTTAATGTTGCTATTCCTTATCAGAAGGCAATTCAGGAATATAAATGTGCATGGATATATACATCGGCAACGTTAACAGCAAAACAAAGTTTTAGTCATTTCACTGAGCAATTGGGTCTGGAAAACTCTGAGTGTGTAATGTGTGATAGCCCATATGATTATGCGGGTCAGTCTCGATTGTATTTGCCATCAATCAATCTGCAACCAAATGAACAGGGTTATACTGAAGAGATTGTGAATAGGTCAATTCCGCTGCTGAAAGCAAGTCGCGGTAACGCGTTTATGTTGTTTACTAGTCATAAAGCATTAAACCAGGCTGCTGAATTGTTAAAAAATAGTGCATTTAATATATTGGTTCAGGGCGCAGCAGCTAAGCGAGAAATATTAAAGCAATTTCAAGAGACTAATAATTGCGTGTTGTTAGGCACGCAAAGTTTTTGGGAGGGTGTGGATGTTAAGGGGCAAGGGTTACGCTTAGTGATTATTGATAAACTCCCATTTGTTTCTCCTGCAGATCCTTTAGTGCGCGCGCGATCAAAGGCGTTGGAAGAAGCAGGTGAAAATCCTTTTATGAGTTATCAGATCCCTCAAGCAATTTTGAATTTGAAGCAAGGTGTTGGGAGGCTGATTCGCGGAGAACAGGATTGTGGTGTTGTTGTGCTGATGGACCCAAGATTAAAGTCTAAAGCTTACGGAAAATCTTTTTTAAAAAGTCTGCCGCCAATGACAATTAGTGAAGATGAAACAGAAATTAAACAATTTTTAGAGATTATTCATGACAGTGAAGCTGCTGGGTATTGA
- the eno gene encoding phosphopyruvate hydratase: MSEIKNIKAREIIDSRGNPTVEADVTLKSGAFGRAAVPSGASTGALEALEMRDEDKQRYLGKGVQKAVENVNTKIKSKLVGVDSLDQANVDQIMLDLDGTHNKANLGANSILAVSLAVAKASAAEKQLPLYRYLNTNADMVLPVPMMNIINGGAHAHKGADIQEFMVVPHGVESFSKAIQCGCEIFHALKSILKSKGLNTAVGDEGGFAPSLEANEQAIEIILQAIESAGYKSGEQVSIGLDCASSEFYKEGNYHLESEGKVYSSEDFVGFLTDLANKYPIITIEDGLDEGDWDGWAKLTSALGNKIQLVGDDLFVTNTEIFAKGIKMGVANSILIKLNQIGSLTETMAAIKMAHDANYTAVISHRSGETEDVTIADLAVATGAGQIKTGSLSRSDRVAKYNQLLRIEEELGAKAVYPGKKVFHQ, translated from the coding sequence ATGTCTGAAATAAAGAATATAAAAGCAAGAGAAATTATTGACTCGCGTGGGAACCCAACAGTAGAAGCGGATGTGACTTTGAAGTCGGGTGCGTTTGGAAGAGCAGCCGTACCATCAGGTGCTTCAACGGGCGCGCTAGAGGCTTTAGAAATGCGGGATGAAGATAAGCAGCGCTATCTTGGAAAAGGGGTTCAGAAAGCGGTAGAAAATGTAAACACAAAAATTAAATCTAAGTTGGTAGGTGTTGATTCTTTAGATCAGGCTAATGTTGATCAAATTATGCTGGACTTAGATGGTACACATAACAAAGCTAATCTCGGTGCTAATTCAATTCTAGCTGTTTCACTTGCAGTGGCAAAAGCCAGCGCTGCTGAGAAACAATTACCATTATATCGTTACTTAAACACAAATGCTGACATGGTGTTGCCGGTACCAATGATGAATATAATTAATGGTGGTGCGCATGCGCATAAAGGTGCTGATATACAAGAGTTTATGGTGGTTCCTCATGGGGTTGAATCATTTAGTAAAGCAATACAATGTGGTTGTGAGATTTTTCATGCATTGAAATCAATACTTAAAAGCAAAGGCTTGAATACAGCAGTCGGTGATGAAGGTGGCTTTGCGCCGTCGTTAGAGGCAAACGAGCAAGCAATTGAGATAATCTTGCAAGCGATTGAGTCGGCAGGCTATAAGTCTGGTGAGCAAGTTAGTATTGGCTTAGATTGCGCTAGTTCCGAGTTTTATAAAGAGGGAAATTACCATTTGGAATCCGAAGGTAAAGTTTATTCAAGTGAAGATTTTGTAGGCTTTCTAACGGACCTTGCCAACAAGTATCCCATTATTACTATCGAAGATGGTCTAGATGAAGGTGACTGGGATGGTTGGGCTAAATTAACTTCAGCTCTTGGTAATAAAATACAGTTGGTAGGTGATGATCTGTTTGTGACCAATACTGAGATCTTTGCTAAAGGAATCAAGATGGGTGTAGCTAACTCAATTTTGATTAAGCTTAATCAAATTGGATCGCTAACAGAAACTATGGCGGCGATTAAAATGGCTCATGATGCAAATTACACCGCAGTAATTTCGCATCGTTCTGGTGAAACTGAAGATGTGACTATTGCAGATCTTGCGGTTGCTACTGGTGCTGGACAAATTAAAACGGGTTCTTTGTCTCGATCTGATAGGGTAGCGAAGTATAATCAATTGCTACGTATCGAAGAAGAGTTAGGCGCTAAAGCAGTCTACCCAGGTAAGAAAGTATTTCATCAGTAA
- the kdsA gene encoding 3-deoxy-8-phosphooctulonate synthase: MKICNFEIGLEHPLFLMAGPCVVESLDLAQETAGRLKEVAENNNVPFIYKSSFDKANRTSDSSFRGLGIEKGLQILQAVKEQFDVPIVTDVHEDSPLEEVAEVADVLQTPAFLCRQTNYIQRVASVGRPVNIKKGQFLSPWDMKHVVEKARAVGNDQIMVCERGVSFGYGNLVSDMRSLAIMRETRCPVVFDATHSVQLPGGEGSRSGGQREFVPVLARAAVSVGIAGLFIETHPDPENAKSDGPNSLPLQLVPELLSTLCDLDKVVKSSTLTEQTFL; this comes from the coding sequence ATGAAAATTTGCAACTTCGAGATTGGGTTGGAACACCCGTTGTTCCTTATGGCGGGTCCTTGTGTGGTGGAAAGTCTCGATCTCGCTCAAGAAACAGCTGGGCGTCTAAAAGAGGTCGCAGAAAATAATAATGTCCCTTTTATTTACAAGTCTTCATTCGATAAAGCAAATCGCACTTCTGATTCTAGTTTCAGAGGTCTAGGAATTGAAAAGGGTTTACAGATTTTGCAGGCAGTAAAAGAGCAATTTGATGTGCCAATTGTCACCGATGTGCATGAAGATAGTCCGCTAGAAGAAGTAGCTGAAGTCGCAGACGTATTACAAACTCCCGCTTTCCTTTGCCGACAAACCAATTATATTCAAAGAGTTGCGTCGGTTGGCCGGCCAGTGAACATTAAAAAAGGGCAGTTTCTATCTCCCTGGGATATGAAGCATGTTGTAGAAAAAGCACGCGCTGTCGGGAATGATCAAATTATGGTCTGTGAACGTGGTGTATCATTCGGATATGGAAATTTAGTCTCCGATATGCGCTCATTAGCGATCATGCGTGAGACAAGATGTCCAGTAGTTTTTGATGCGACACATTCGGTACAATTGCCCGGCGGAGAGGGAAGCCGGTCTGGCGGACAACGCGAGTTTGTCCCTGTATTGGCACGTGCTGCCGTGAGTGTGGGAATTGCAGGTTTGTTTATTGAAACCCATCCTGACCCAGAAAATGCTAAGAGTGATGGACCCAACTCTTTGCCTCTACAACTAGTGCCTGAGCTTTTATCCACGCTATGCGATTTGGATAAGGTGGTGAAATCATCAACGCTTACAGAGCAAACATTCCTATAG
- the tsaB gene encoding tRNA (adenosine(37)-N6)-threonylcarbamoyltransferase complex dimerization subunit type 1 TsaB, which yields MTVKLLGIETATEACSAALLIDDEIVERFELAPRRHNELILPMCESLLADAGITLKQLDGIGFGCGPGAFTGIRIAASVTQGIALAHDLPVASISTLANLAFQAPINNGEVVMPAIDARMDEIYWALYKKTADNVALIGEERVQLPANAQTMHNISCGLGTGWGTYKKILKQGFNNIDNIIEDALPHAKVTVHLAKHKYHTQQMVEAMYALPVYLRNQVAHQK from the coding sequence ATGACAGTGAAGCTGCTGGGTATTGAGACAGCTACAGAAGCTTGTTCTGCGGCGCTACTCATCGATGATGAAATAGTCGAGCGTTTTGAGTTAGCACCGCGCAGGCATAATGAGCTAATCCTGCCTATGTGTGAGTCGCTGTTAGCTGACGCAGGAATTACTTTAAAGCAATTAGACGGAATAGGGTTTGGTTGTGGTCCAGGTGCGTTCACGGGAATTCGTATTGCTGCTAGCGTAACCCAGGGTATTGCTTTAGCGCATGATCTGCCTGTGGCGAGTATATCTACCTTAGCAAATTTAGCATTTCAGGCGCCGATAAATAATGGCGAGGTGGTGATGCCTGCGATTGATGCCCGTATGGATGAAATATACTGGGCGTTATATAAGAAAACGGCTGATAACGTAGCCCTGATAGGAGAAGAGAGAGTGCAATTACCTGCAAATGCCCAAACAATGCATAACATCTCATGTGGATTGGGAACTGGTTGGGGGACTTATAAAAAAATTCTGAAACAAGGGTTCAATAATATAGATAATATTATTGAAGATGCATTGCCGCATGCAAAAGTAACAGTGCATCTTGCTAAGCATAAATACCATACTCAACAAATGGTAGAAGCTATGTATGCGTTGCCAGTGTATTTGCGAAATCAAGTCGCTCATCAGAAGTAA
- a CDS encoding glyoxalase — MSSPPFHLAFPVTNLVTIREFYTSVLSCEIGRESERWIDFNFFGHQITAHLDETMMQQSGRNQVDSKAIPARHFGVILDRKDWDDLVKHVRRNNIDFYIDPYIRFAGEAGEQRTFFIQDPCENFLEFKCFQDRTFIFKAE, encoded by the coding sequence ATGAGTTCGCCTCCGTTTCATCTGGCATTTCCTGTCACTAATCTTGTGACAATTCGTGAGTTTTATACTTCGGTATTAAGCTGTGAGATCGGCAGAGAAAGCGAACGCTGGATTGACTTTAATTTTTTTGGTCACCAGATCACTGCACATCTAGATGAAACTATGATGCAGCAGTCAGGCCGAAATCAGGTTGATTCTAAAGCAATTCCCGCTAGACACTTTGGAGTGATATTGGACAGGAAAGACTGGGACGACTTGGTGAAGCATGTCAGGCGAAACAATATAGATTTTTACATAGATCCTTATATACGTTTCGCCGGAGAAGCTGGAGAGCAGAGAACATTCTTTATTCAGGATCCATGCGAAAACTTTTTAGAATTTAAATGTTTCCAGGATAGAACATTTATATTTAAGGCAGAATAA
- a CDS encoding acetyl-CoA carboxylase carboxyltransferase subunit alpha, whose translation MVSDYLEFEQPIAELEAKINELRRVESDNEMQLGDEIAKLEAKSRALTETIYKDLSAWQVAQIARHPHRPYTLDYVEKLFTDFEELHGDRAYSDDAAIICGIAKFEGRSIAVIGHQKGRNTKENLKRNFGMPRPEGYRKALRIMEMAEKFQMPIVTFIDTPGAYPGVGAEERGQAQAIAHNLYRMAELKTPIVCNVIGEGGSGGALAIGVGDHLSMLSYSTYSVISPEGCASILWKNADKAEDAAETLGITSDRLLELNLVDEVIKEPMSGAHRDLDVTSENMRASLSQNLARLTKMDTHDLLEARFERLTSYGVFKD comes from the coding sequence ATGGTTTCTGATTATTTAGAATTTGAACAACCGATTGCAGAGTTAGAGGCAAAAATTAATGAATTGCGTCGGGTGGAGTCTGACAATGAAATGCAGTTGGGTGACGAAATTGCTAAGTTGGAGGCTAAGAGTCGCGCATTAACTGAAACTATTTATAAAGATTTGTCCGCATGGCAAGTAGCCCAAATTGCACGTCATCCTCACCGGCCTTATACCTTGGATTATGTTGAAAAATTATTTACTGACTTCGAAGAATTGCATGGTGACCGTGCTTACTCTGATGATGCAGCAATTATATGTGGTATTGCAAAATTTGAAGGCCGTTCCATTGCCGTTATTGGTCATCAAAAAGGTAGGAATACCAAAGAGAATCTCAAGCGTAACTTTGGTATGCCAAGACCTGAAGGTTATCGAAAAGCTTTACGTATTATGGAAATGGCTGAAAAATTCCAAATGCCAATCGTGACATTCATTGATACACCGGGTGCCTATCCTGGTGTGGGTGCTGAGGAGCGCGGGCAAGCTCAAGCAATTGCTCATAACTTGTATCGTATGGCTGAGTTAAAGACACCTATTGTTTGTAATGTCATAGGTGAGGGTGGCTCAGGTGGTGCACTTGCTATTGGAGTCGGAGATCATTTGTCTATGCTTAGTTATAGCACATATTCGGTTATCTCTCCTGAAGGCTGTGCATCAATTCTTTGGAAGAATGCGGATAAAGCTGAAGATGCAGCTGAAACATTGGGTATAACTTCTGATCGTTTGCTAGAGCTCAATTTGGTTGATGAAGTAATAAAAGAGCCTATGAGTGGTGCGCACCGCGATCTAGATGTTACTAGTGAGAACATGAGAGCATCATTAAGTCAGAACTTAGCGCGTCTCACAAAAATGGATACTCACGATTTATTAGAAGCACGATTTGAACGACTGACTTCGTATGGTGTGTTCAAAGATTAG
- the ispF gene encoding 2-C-methyl-D-erythritol 2,4-cyclodiphosphate synthase: MRIGQGFDAHRFTEGSEITLGGVIIPHKFGIEAHSDGDVLLHAICDALLGAAGLGDIGKHYSDQDDNHENRDSREFVVDIAKKIYSQGLMVSNVDATVILQSPKVASYIDAMCKNIAQDLKLDLNAVNVKATTTEHMGFVGREEGIAALAVVLLR, encoded by the coding sequence ATGAGAATTGGGCAAGGATTTGATGCGCATCGTTTTACTGAAGGTAGTGAAATTACCTTGGGTGGTGTGATAATTCCACATAAGTTTGGGATCGAAGCGCATTCAGATGGTGATGTTTTATTGCACGCGATTTGTGATGCATTATTGGGTGCCGCAGGTCTGGGTGATATTGGTAAGCACTATTCTGATCAAGATGATAACCATGAGAATAGAGATTCGCGAGAGTTTGTCGTCGATATTGCAAAAAAAATATATTCTCAAGGTTTAATGGTTAGCAATGTGGATGCTACGGTGATACTGCAATCACCAAAAGTAGCTTCGTATATTGATGCGATGTGTAAAAATATTGCACAAGATTTAAAACTAGATCTTAATGCGGTAAATGTGAAGGCAACGACAACAGAACATATGGGATTTGTTGGGCGCGAAGAGGGAATAGCAGCACTGGCTGTTGTTCTTTTGCGATAA
- a CDS encoding CTP synthase — MTRYIFITGGVVSSLGKGIASASLGAILEARGLSVTMIKLDPYINVDPGTMSPFQHGEVYVTEDGAETDLDLGHYERFVRFRSTRNNNFTTGQIYESVIRKERRGDYLGGTVQVIPHITDEIKASVKKGSEGADVALVEIGGTVGDIESLPFMEAIRQIGVELGRSNVIYLHLTLVPYLKASGELKTKPTQHSVKELRSIGIQPDILLCRGEQAVPDNERKKIALFTNVEEKAVISSVDVSSIYKIPLWLHSQGLDDIVLEKFELDLPPADLSDWKDVVHAIEFPEVEVNIYMVGKYVELTESYKSLNEALIHAGAQTRTQVNIKYFDSERIEVNGVEVLKDADAILVPGGFGQRGIEGKILASQYARENGIPYLGICLGMQVAVIDFARNVAGMPQAHSTEFSYDTPDPVIALITEWQQRDGSLEERNANSDLGGTMRLGAQQCRLSEDSLVRDMYGEDVILERHRHRYEFNNTFMASLSNAGLSFTGKSIDDKLVEVVEITDHPWFIGCQFHPEFTSTPRDGHPLFSGFVLAARRGRSTNKELNTQATSISEDRSLTESV, encoded by the coding sequence ATGACACGGTACATCTTTATCACAGGCGGGGTGGTCTCTTCATTGGGTAAGGGCATCGCCAGTGCCTCACTAGGTGCAATACTAGAAGCGCGCGGCCTCTCAGTTACCATGATAAAGCTAGATCCTTATATTAATGTGGATCCAGGAACAATGAGTCCATTTCAGCATGGCGAAGTGTATGTCACCGAAGATGGCGCAGAAACAGATCTAGACTTGGGTCACTATGAGCGCTTTGTGCGTTTTAGGTCCACGCGCAATAATAATTTCACTACAGGGCAAATTTACGAAAGTGTTATTCGTAAAGAACGACGTGGTGATTACTTGGGTGGAACTGTTCAAGTAATTCCTCATATTACGGATGAAATTAAGGCGTCGGTTAAGAAAGGCTCCGAAGGTGCTGATGTCGCGCTAGTTGAAATCGGGGGCACGGTCGGTGATATTGAGTCGCTTCCGTTTATGGAAGCAATTCGTCAAATTGGTGTTGAGCTCGGGCGTAGCAATGTTATTTATTTGCATTTAACACTTGTGCCATATTTAAAAGCGTCTGGAGAGCTTAAAACCAAGCCGACACAACACTCAGTTAAGGAATTGCGTTCTATTGGAATTCAACCAGATATTCTTCTTTGTCGTGGTGAGCAGGCAGTACCAGATAATGAGCGTAAGAAGATTGCCTTGTTTACTAATGTTGAAGAAAAAGCGGTTATCTCTTCCGTCGATGTCTCGAGTATTTATAAAATCCCATTGTGGCTTCATTCGCAAGGACTAGATGACATTGTTTTAGAAAAATTTGAATTAGACTTGCCGCCTGCAGATCTATCCGATTGGAAAGACGTGGTTCATGCTATTGAGTTTCCTGAGGTAGAAGTAAATATATATATGGTTGGTAAATATGTTGAGCTTACCGAGTCTTATAAATCTCTCAATGAAGCATTAATTCATGCGGGTGCGCAAACTCGTACTCAAGTAAATATTAAATACTTTGATTCAGAAAGAATAGAAGTTAATGGTGTCGAAGTGCTTAAAGATGCTGATGCCATTTTGGTGCCAGGTGGATTTGGTCAGCGCGGTATTGAAGGAAAGATTTTAGCCTCACAGTATGCGCGCGAAAATGGCATCCCTTATTTAGGTATTTGTCTGGGCATGCAAGTTGCTGTGATTGATTTTGCACGTAATGTGGCAGGAATGCCTCAAGCGCATAGTACTGAGTTTTCTTATGACACACCCGATCCAGTAATTGCTTTAATCACCGAGTGGCAGCAACGTGATGGGAGTTTAGAAGAGCGAAATGCCAATTCTGACCTGGGCGGCACCATGCGATTAGGTGCGCAGCAATGTCGTTTGTCCGAAGACTCGCTAGTGCGTGATATGTATGGTGAAGATGTAATTTTAGAGAGGCATCGTCATCGCTATGAATTTAATAATACTTTCATGGCAAGCTTAAGTAATGCAGGTTTGTCTTTTACAGGTAAATCTATCGATGATAAATTAGTAGAAGTGGTTGAGATAACAGACCATCCATGGTTTATCGGTTGCCAGTTCCACCCAGAATTCACCTCTACTCCACGTGACGGACACCCGTTATTTTCTGGTTTTGTACTAGCGGCTAGAAGAGGTCGTTCAACAAATAAAGAGTTGAATACTCAGGCCACCTCTATATCAGAAGATAGATCTCTTACTGAATCAGTATGA
- the tilS gene encoding tRNA lysidine(34) synthetase TilS — translation MPDILKKLHDCLLYTDETKSICIAYSGGIDSTVLLHAANIACASRGRLLKAIHIDHQIHADSNAWSQHCRHQCDELNIDIDVICVDVEQYNHLGVEGAARQARYQAFESVLGVNDLLLSAHHADDQIETMLLQLFRGAGVHGLAGCASKRALGKALLMRPLLDISRQQIEEYAQKHQLSWLDDPSNDSLVHDRNYLRLQVMPLLHSRWQGLQDTIGRSGQWQSESMQMLNDLAKLDAKDAIDKSYALDIEKIKALDNARLKNVLRWWIKSAGYLTPSAEILQRVVDDAVRSRDNCGACIRWQYNEIRKYRGLLYLQPIMIKHDVTQSYQWDLKRPLIIDSLGLTLTREQLDNFGINLCDVENLLVKFRQGGEAMRPRGRGCQKDLKKLFQEQGVKPWERDRIPLLFHQQQLIFVWGYWIGEGY, via the coding sequence ATGCCTGATATCTTAAAAAAACTACACGATTGCCTATTATACACTGACGAGACAAAGTCTATCTGCATTGCTTATAGCGGTGGAATAGATTCAACAGTACTTCTTCATGCAGCTAATATTGCCTGTGCTTCGAGGGGCCGATTATTAAAGGCCATTCATATCGATCATCAAATTCATGCTGATTCAAATGCTTGGTCGCAACATTGTCGACATCAGTGTGATGAGCTGAATATTGATATTGATGTTATTTGTGTCGATGTAGAACAATATAATCATCTTGGTGTTGAAGGTGCGGCACGCCAAGCGCGTTATCAAGCATTTGAGAGTGTATTGGGTGTCAACGATTTACTACTTTCAGCTCATCATGCCGACGATCAAATCGAAACCATGCTCCTGCAGCTTTTCCGAGGTGCAGGAGTGCATGGCTTAGCTGGTTGTGCGTCAAAAAGAGCACTTGGCAAGGCATTGTTAATGCGACCATTGCTAGACATTTCTCGCCAACAGATAGAAGAGTATGCACAAAAACATCAATTAAGTTGGCTTGATGATCCTTCAAATGATTCATTGGTACATGATAGAAATTATTTGCGGCTCCAGGTAATGCCCTTATTGCATTCGCGTTGGCAAGGTTTACAGGACACCATCGGACGTAGTGGTCAGTGGCAAAGTGAATCTATGCAAATGCTAAATGACTTAGCAAAATTGGATGCTAAGGATGCTATAGATAAAAGCTATGCGCTCGATATTGAGAAAATCAAAGCTCTGGATAATGCGCGTCTGAAAAATGTACTACGTTGGTGGATTAAATCAGCGGGCTATCTAACCCCAAGTGCTGAAATTTTACAGCGAGTAGTAGATGATGCAGTACGCAGTCGCGATAATTGTGGGGCCTGCATTCGTTGGCAGTATAATGAAATTAGAAAATATCGTGGGCTGCTCTATTTGCAGCCCATTATGATTAAACATGATGTTACACAAAGCTATCAATGGGACTTGAAGCGTCCATTAATTATAGATTCTTTGGGGCTGACGTTAACTCGTGAGCAATTAGATAATTTTGGTATCAATTTATGTGATGTCGAAAATTTGCTGGTCAAATTCCGTCAAGGTGGGGAAGCGATGCGTCCACGTGGGAGAGGTTGTCAAAAAGACTTAAAAAAGCTATTCCAAGAGCAGGGTGTAAAACCATGGGAACGTGACAGAATTCCCTTACTATTTCACCAGCAACAGCTAATTTTTGTGTGGGGATACTGGATTGGGGAAGGATATTGA